The following DNA comes from Anopheles arabiensis isolate DONGOLA chromosome 3, AaraD3, whole genome shotgun sequence.
AGCGCCGCGCGCGGTCCTATTCGTGCGCCATGCGGCCTTCTCCGACCAGCAGCCaaatggtgatggtgaaagGCGCGACAGCGAGTGCGCGTTGGCGCGGCATGCTTTATTTTAGAATGTCCTACACCTAACGCCGAAATCCAGTGCGAGTCGGAAAGCTCCACCGATCGTTCGATCGAAGCAGCCCTCTGATCGCCTCTGACGTGGTGCTGCGCCCGACGGGGCctcaaatcattttttttttcgaaggtCAGAAAGAGGTCAAACGTATGCCACACTGCTGGGCACCTTTCGACATGTTTTCGAGTCATTGAAGTCGGTGGCTGGAATAAtgtaacgcacacacacacgcacacatgtgGCCACGGAGTATGTGGCAAACAACGGCgaaggaagaataaaaaaacctcAGGGTACACAGTAAATGACGCAAGGTGCCCGctgtcgtttgtgtgtgtcttcgcTCTTCCGTGCATGCTTCGATTACGTTGCTCAAGGTTGTCATAAACGGTtgcaaaaagagcaaaataaaTTCAGTGAGTCAAGTATAAACAATTGATAACCGAACGCTTGTCCTGCGTCGCGTCTCGCGCCACATCCCGCCGGTCCGCCGGTCTTGGGATAAGACGCTGATGGGGGCTTCTTTTCGGTTTGCTTTCTGTTGTTGTAACGCCTTCAAGCGTTACGTGCGGCGATAGAGAGCACGCGGCTCGCCCGGTTGACTACACTCTTGAGATCAgttgtttgatttgatgtttgtaaagcgaatatatattttatctcCACTGCTTGGTTAGCTATTTTTATGACACACCCTCATGGCGTCTCTTTCTTACCCCATCCCCCCTTCACAGCCACCCGACATCATGTGCGTCGATTGCGGAAATCATGTCGGTGCTGTTCTTCAACACGATGCGGTACAAACTCTCTGCTCCACGCGATCCCTCCTCCGACCGGTTCATCCTGTCGAAGGGTCACGCGGCCCCCATCCTGTATGCGGCGTGGGCCGAGGCTGGCCTGTTCCCGGTCGAGGATCTGATGAATCTGCGCAAGATCGACTCGGATCTGGAGGGCCATCCGACGCCCCGCCTCAACTTTATCGATGTGGGCACGGGCTCGCTCGGACAAGGGGTGGCCGTCGCCTGCGGCATGGCGTACGTCGGCAAGAACCTCGACAAGGCGGACTACCGCACGTACGTGCTGGTCGGGGACGGTGAGTCGGCCGAAGGTTCGATCTGGGAGTCGCTGCACTTTGCCGGCTACTACAAGCTGAACAACCTGTGCGTTATCTTCGACGTGAACCGGCTCGGCCAGTCGGAGGCGACCTCGCTGCAGCACCAGATGGAGGTGTACCGCAAGCGGCTGGACGCGTTCGGCTTCAACGCGATCGTCGTCGACGGGCACGACGTGGAGGAGCTGTGCAAGGCGTTCTTCGAGGCGGCGTCCACGACCGACCGGCCCACGGCCATCATCGCCAAGACGTACAAGGGCAAGCACTTCCCGAACATTGAGGATCTGGAGAACTGGCACGGCAAGCCGCTGGGCGATGCGGCCGCCGATGTGGTGGCGCATCTGCAGAAGCAAATCCGCAACCCGGGACCGATCGCGCTGGCGCCACCGTCGCCGCAGAAGGAGAGCGCCCCGAAGGTGAGCATCAAGGGGGTTGAATTGGCCACCCCGCCAGCGTACCAGAAGGGGGAGCAGGTGGCAACGCGACTTGCCTACGGTACCGCGCTGGCCAAGATCGCGATGAACAACGATCGCGTCATTGCGCTGGACGGTGACACGAAGAACTCGACCTACTCGGACAAGCTGCGCAAAGCGTTCCCGGAGCGCTTCATCGAGTGCTTCATCGCGGAGCAGAATCTGGTCGGGGTGGCGATTGGGGCGGCGTGCCGTGACCGGACCGTTGCGTTCGTGTCCACCTTTGCCACGTTCTTCACGCGTGCGTTCGACCAGATCCGCATGGGTGCGATCTCGCAGACGAACGTTAACTTTGTCGGCTCGCACTGTGGCGTGAGCATCGGCGAGGACGGCCCGAGCCAGATGGGCCTGGAGGACATTGCGATGTTCCGGGCGATCCCGGGCAGCACCGTGTTCTATCCGGCGGATGCCGTCAGCACGGAGCGTGCGGTTGAGATGGCCGCCAACACGCCGGGCGTGTGCTTTATCCGTACGTCGCGCCCGAACACTGCCGTCATCTATGAGAACAACGAGAAATTCGAGGTACGGTGTGGGTGTGGGTTGTGTGAGGCACTATAAAATATACTTAAAATGTGATCCTGGTTTCGCTACAGATTGGAAAGTGTAAGGTGGTGAAGCAAAACGCCAACGATTCGGTACTGCTTATCGGTGCCGGCATCACGCTGTACGAAG
Coding sequences within:
- the LOC120900195 gene encoding transketolase-like protein 2, with the translated sequence MPTYHKPEAKTIQELKDIAHKLRIDSINATQASKSGHPTSCASIAEIMSVLFFNTMRYKLSAPRDPSSDRFILSKGHAAPILYAAWAEAGLFPVEDLMNLRKIDSDLEGHPTPRLNFIDVGTGSLGQGVAVACGMAYVGKNLDKADYRTYVLVGDGESAEGSIWESLHFAGYYKLNNLCVIFDVNRLGQSEATSLQHQMEVYRKRLDAFGFNAIVVDGHDVEELCKAFFEAASTTDRPTAIIAKTYKGKHFPNIEDLENWHGKPLGDAAADVVAHLQKQIRNPGPIALAPPSPQKESAPKVSIKGVELATPPAYQKGEQVATRLAYGTALAKIAMNNDRVIALDGDTKNSTYSDKLRKAFPERFIECFIAEQNLVGVAIGAACRDRTVAFVSTFATFFTRAFDQIRMGAISQTNVNFVGSHCGVSIGEDGPSQMGLEDIAMFRAIPGSTVFYPADAVSTERAVEMAANTPGVCFIRTSRPNTAVIYENNEKFEIGKCKVVKQNANDSVLLIGAGITLYEALKAADELEKSGIHCRVIDPFTVKPLDQEGIIKHGAQCGGRVVVVEDHYKQGGLGEAVLSALAEQRNFVVKHLGVDKLPRSGPPTVLVDMFGISARSVAAAVQEIIKM